A single region of the Polyangiaceae bacterium genome encodes:
- a CDS encoding PPC domain-containing protein, whose product MNARTLLCLAALGFAALPAAFACSSDDAASPGAGGDAGTDGPQTARPVGSACSCDSECSGDAQYPGVCIHGLCAARASATCSEPGSEAECPTGSKCYDVVSAGLSVCLPSLAAANCPGGAINRNEVCSPLKGKGCDATCGSACALVEPSAGTPGAACGADGECALTDPTCYTGNEPAAWSSGYCLSFGCTDSSQCNGGACLPVSTTGSGVCVQPCGHDLDCRVGYTCSKVKDAPGSYCRMGCDDASPCPSGRVCMDNECIDESVACSASNPHGYCPDGSWCDKGSCNTEPYKCDGSPDALEDNDSAATAKPAPLGVTEGLTLCSGDEDWFKITVPKGKIVRAGIRFENGAGDLDLLALDANGKLVGSRYGDVYPYSDRAQETNTEFYGFYSEAGGGEYLLKVVGYGNAENVYGLEVTEHDFQDGADCLANYSAADCIGEQPGGKGLIPFPFPDTSATQPTDNYAWDTYSNYRFARRELVMLVRNAIAETNKAFPGTKAIGLIDTCQIDGITPGYDVDDPRHPESTHDQGGNMDIAYFQTGADNRARIVCNDGATHADGYCSPAAKDKHIVDLPRQAFFMAKLFDSARTRVVGVDQVLAPLIADAAKALNALPATDPTHVTATELAKFSSGMAYGSGWPYHHHHIHLSLKWWGQLTAPVIPGKDLSQFLQPASKAPLFGTWPPRSGGTANLGRRPLAL is encoded by the coding sequence ATGAATGCACGTACGCTCTTGTGCCTGGCAGCACTCGGCTTTGCCGCCCTACCCGCGGCATTTGCCTGCAGCTCCGACGACGCTGCTTCCCCCGGAGCTGGTGGCGATGCGGGGACCGATGGGCCGCAGACGGCGCGCCCCGTCGGCTCGGCGTGCAGCTGCGACAGCGAGTGCTCCGGCGATGCGCAGTATCCGGGCGTCTGCATCCACGGCCTGTGCGCTGCGCGCGCAAGCGCCACCTGCAGCGAGCCGGGAAGCGAGGCCGAGTGCCCCACGGGCAGCAAGTGCTACGACGTCGTGAGCGCTGGACTCAGCGTGTGCTTGCCGAGCCTTGCAGCGGCGAACTGCCCGGGCGGCGCGATCAATCGCAACGAGGTCTGCTCGCCCCTCAAGGGCAAGGGCTGCGACGCGACTTGTGGCAGCGCTTGCGCACTAGTCGAACCCAGCGCGGGCACGCCGGGCGCGGCGTGCGGCGCTGACGGCGAGTGCGCCTTGACGGATCCGACCTGCTACACGGGCAATGAACCCGCCGCCTGGAGCAGCGGCTACTGCCTTTCCTTCGGCTGCACGGACTCGAGTCAGTGCAACGGGGGAGCGTGTTTGCCCGTTTCCACCACGGGAAGCGGCGTTTGCGTTCAACCCTGCGGCCACGATCTGGACTGCCGCGTCGGCTACACCTGCTCCAAGGTCAAGGACGCGCCCGGCAGCTACTGTCGCATGGGTTGCGACGATGCTTCGCCCTGCCCCAGCGGTCGCGTGTGCATGGACAACGAGTGCATCGACGAGAGTGTAGCCTGCAGCGCCTCCAACCCTCACGGCTATTGCCCCGACGGTTCTTGGTGCGACAAGGGCAGCTGCAACACCGAGCCCTACAAGTGTGACGGTTCGCCGGATGCGCTCGAAGACAACGACTCGGCCGCAACCGCGAAGCCCGCGCCCCTTGGCGTCACCGAAGGCCTGACCCTGTGCAGCGGCGACGAGGATTGGTTCAAGATCACGGTCCCCAAGGGCAAGATCGTCCGAGCCGGCATTCGCTTCGAGAACGGCGCTGGTGACTTGGATCTGCTGGCGCTCGATGCGAACGGAAAGCTAGTCGGCTCCCGCTACGGCGATGTCTATCCCTACAGCGACCGTGCCCAGGAGACGAACACGGAGTTCTACGGCTTCTACAGCGAAGCCGGCGGGGGCGAGTACCTGCTCAAGGTCGTGGGCTACGGCAACGCAGAGAACGTGTACGGCCTCGAAGTCACCGAACACGACTTCCAAGACGGCGCCGACTGCCTCGCCAACTATTCCGCGGCCGATTGCATTGGCGAGCAGCCCGGCGGCAAGGGCCTCATCCCCTTCCCCTTCCCCGACACCAGCGCCACTCAGCCCACGGACAACTACGCCTGGGACACCTATTCCAACTACCGCTTCGCGCGGCGCGAGCTGGTCATGCTCGTGCGCAACGCCATCGCCGAAACCAACAAGGCCTTCCCGGGCACCAAGGCCATCGGCTTGATCGACACGTGCCAGATCGACGGTATCACCCCCGGCTACGACGTCGACGACCCCCGCCACCCCGAGTCGACTCACGATCAAGGTGGCAACATGGACATTGCCTACTTCCAGACTGGTGCCGACAACCGGGCGCGGATCGTCTGCAACGACGGCGCGACCCACGCTGACGGCTACTGCAGTCCCGCGGCGAAGGACAAGCACATCGTGGACTTGCCGCGACAGGCTTTCTTCATGGCAAAGCTCTTCGACTCGGCGCGAACCCGCGTCGTGGGCGTGGACCAAGTCCTCGCACCCCTGATCGCGGACGCCGCGAAGGCCCTGAACGCACTGCCCGCCACGGACCCGACGCACGTCACCGCCACTGAGCTCGCCAAGTTCAGCTCGGGAATGGCCTACGGCAGTGGCTGGCCCTACCACCACCACCACATCCATTTGAGCCTCAAGTGGTGGGGACAGCTCACTGCGCCGGTGATCCCCGGCAAGGATCTGAGCCAGTTCCTGCAGCCCGCAAGCAAGGCGCCCCTTTTCGGGACTTGGCCACCACGCTCGGGGGGAACCGCGAACCTGGGTCGTAGGCCTTTGGCGCTCTGA
- a CDS encoding DUF362 domain-containing protein, whose product MARSKVAIVRTRPETVLEDYHRLMNLADYQQVVDKTADTALKVNISWHFFYPGSSTTPWQLEGVVRALKRDGYDPELVHACHNRTVVIDAHLGERENKQIDVVQAHGLRNVHLYEGEEWIDVREAVGDLTKKFLCLNEVYPKGFSIPKRFIGENIIHLPTIKTHIFTTTTGAMKNAFGGLLNEHRHWTHPVIHETLVDLLMIQKKIHRGVFAVMDGTFVGDGPGPRCMIPHVKNVLLASSDQVAIDAVAGKLMGFDPMSDLKFVRLAHEQGLGVGDPRDIELVGDVDAAKENWNFEGPFKNMTFASKNQHRIYWGPLKKPIEWSLKTWLAPWAYVASVTYHDLYWYPMVGKPRVEEALQSDWGRLFANWGDVDTDPQGRGYPNVGAGSPELVRTGVKHFLEGARLASMAVLESPELKSRQRAKERQARANH is encoded by the coding sequence ATGGCCCGCTCCAAAGTCGCGATCGTACGCACGCGCCCCGAAACCGTCCTCGAGGACTATCACCGGCTGATGAACCTCGCCGACTACCAGCAGGTGGTCGACAAGACGGCAGACACCGCACTGAAGGTCAACATCTCTTGGCACTTCTTCTACCCCGGCTCGTCCACCACGCCGTGGCAGCTCGAGGGCGTGGTCCGCGCGCTGAAGCGCGATGGCTACGATCCCGAGCTGGTTCATGCCTGCCACAACCGCACCGTGGTGATCGACGCGCACCTGGGTGAACGAGAGAACAAGCAGATCGACGTGGTCCAGGCCCACGGGCTGCGCAACGTGCACCTGTACGAGGGCGAGGAGTGGATCGACGTTCGCGAGGCGGTCGGCGACTTGACCAAGAAGTTCCTCTGCCTGAACGAGGTCTATCCCAAAGGCTTCAGCATCCCGAAGCGCTTCATCGGCGAGAACATCATCCACCTGCCGACGATCAAGACCCACATCTTCACGACCACGACTGGCGCGATGAAGAACGCATTCGGCGGTCTACTCAACGAGCACCGTCACTGGACGCACCCAGTGATCCACGAGACCCTGGTCGACTTGCTGATGATCCAGAAGAAGATCCACCGCGGTGTCTTTGCCGTGATGGACGGCACCTTCGTGGGAGACGGCCCCGGTCCGCGCTGCATGATTCCCCACGTCAAGAACGTGCTCTTGGCGTCGTCGGATCAGGTGGCCATCGACGCGGTGGCGGGCAAGCTGATGGGTTTCGACCCCATGAGTGATCTGAAGTTCGTGCGCCTAGCGCACGAGCAAGGCCTTGGCGTCGGAGATCCGCGCGACATCGAACTCGTGGGCGACGTCGACGCCGCCAAGGAGAACTGGAACTTCGAGGGCCCGTTCAAGAACATGACCTTTGCCTCGAAGAATCAACACCGCATCTACTGGGGACCGCTGAAGAAGCCCATCGAGTGGTCCCTCAAGACTTGGTTGGCCCCGTGGGCCTACGTCGCGAGCGTGACCTATCACGACCTCTACTGGTACCCGATGGTCGGCAAGCCCCGTGTGGAAGAGGCGCTGCAGAGCGACTGGGGCCGGTTGTTCGCCAACTGGGGCGATGTGGACACGGACCCCCAGGGCCGCGGCTATCCCAACGTGGGAGCCGGCAGTCCGGAGCTGGTCCGCACGGGCGTGAAGCACTTCCTCGAAGGAGCTCGCCTTGCCAGCATGGCGGTCCTCGAGTCCCCCGAGCTGAAGTCCCGCCAGCGTGCGAAAGAGCGCCAAGCCCGAGCAAACCACTAG
- a CDS encoding (2Fe-2S)-binding protein, with amino-acid sequence MLACFWSNTTMLVCHCHRVCEREIQRAVDAGADSVHAVGAACGAGTSCGGCLPTIDAIVQQAAGAEAVVKLAVLDDARRKVA; translated from the coding sequence ATGCTAGCCTGCTTTTGGAGCAACACGACGATGTTGGTGTGTCACTGCCACCGGGTATGCGAGCGAGAAATTCAGCGCGCGGTCGACGCCGGCGCCGACTCGGTGCACGCGGTCGGCGCGGCCTGTGGAGCGGGAACGAGCTGCGGCGGGTGTCTGCCCACCATCGACGCGATCGTGCAGCAAGCGGCCGGCGCCGAAGCCGTGGTGAAGCTCGCTGTGCTGGACGACGCGCGCCGCAAGGTCGCCTGA
- the bfr gene encoding bacterioferritin, producing MKGDPAIIDVLNEILSAELGAINQYFVHAKMCENWGYQRLAKQKRSESISEMKHADSIIERILFLDGVPNMQRIAPVRVGEDAVEQHRLDLDLELMACERLNKAIHLAHDKADAGTRELLERILEDEEEGIDWLEAQLHLIAEIGKENYLAEQIKE from the coding sequence ATGAAGGGTGACCCCGCGATCATCGACGTCCTGAACGAGATCCTCTCCGCCGAGCTCGGCGCCATCAACCAGTACTTCGTGCACGCCAAGATGTGTGAGAACTGGGGCTACCAGCGCTTGGCCAAGCAGAAGCGCAGCGAGTCCATCAGCGAGATGAAACACGCGGACTCGATCATCGAGCGCATCTTGTTCCTGGACGGCGTGCCGAACATGCAGCGGATCGCGCCCGTCCGTGTCGGTGAAGACGCCGTGGAGCAGCATCGTCTCGATCTCGATCTGGAGCTGATGGCCTGCGAGCGCTTGAACAAAGCGATTCACCTGGCTCACGACAAGGCCGACGCGGGTACGCGCGAGCTGCTGGAGCGCATTCTGGAAGACGAAGAGGAAGGCATCGACTGGTTGGAGGCCCAGCTGCACCTGATCGCCGAGATCGGCAAGGAGAACTACCTGGCCGAACAGATCAAGGAGTAG
- a CDS encoding serine/threonine-protein kinase: MLAAETAAPGRVGPYAVSGVLGEGGSAVVYAASRDGREVALKVPRESSLSAKEQQRFLAEAVMLSRVEHPSIARVLDSGQLDDGTPYLAMQRYPGETLAQRLGSRGALPLERALDLFDQVADATHCLHEAGLVHRDLKAENVVLVEDGQRAVLLDFGIAKDVEAPASTTTQAGVARGTPATMAPERFFGAPASVASDVYELAVLLYAMLVGRLPWDDVTNVEARLNPAPPGSHVPSALASVVLRALSTRPERRPMSARALSDAVREAAGGQGPKSGRVTAETPVGRPSEPFLDPKPTLSSAASDGAQVLESQHAARLSLPPRRRGPLFAALALTAGLGLGLFATRTVMRTPPPDILGHALTNLQLPAVRAAAEPPATTPRVPAPDEPAAAMASKRPAAVAAAPVAAPSGSAPPPPPRGKPKGAPCTRSSECASMLCAAEQCQ; this comes from the coding sequence ATGCTCGCCGCCGAGACCGCCGCCCCCGGCCGTGTGGGCCCCTACGCGGTCAGCGGCGTGCTGGGCGAGGGTGGAAGTGCGGTCGTGTATGCCGCCAGCCGCGACGGTCGCGAGGTGGCGCTCAAGGTGCCGCGCGAGTCGAGCCTGTCGGCCAAGGAGCAACAACGCTTCTTGGCCGAAGCTGTGATGCTCAGTCGCGTCGAGCACCCGAGCATCGCGCGCGTGCTCGACTCCGGCCAGCTGGACGACGGGACACCGTACCTCGCGATGCAGCGCTACCCAGGAGAAACCTTGGCGCAGCGCTTGGGCAGTCGTGGCGCGCTGCCGCTGGAACGCGCCTTGGATCTGTTCGACCAAGTAGCCGATGCCACCCACTGCCTGCACGAGGCTGGGCTCGTGCACCGCGATCTCAAAGCAGAAAACGTAGTGCTCGTCGAGGATGGCCAGCGCGCCGTGCTGCTCGACTTCGGCATTGCCAAGGACGTGGAAGCACCCGCTTCGACCACGACGCAGGCGGGTGTGGCGCGCGGCACCCCCGCGACGATGGCGCCAGAACGTTTCTTTGGAGCCCCCGCCAGCGTAGCCAGCGACGTGTACGAGCTCGCCGTCTTGCTCTACGCCATGCTGGTCGGTCGTTTGCCCTGGGACGACGTGACCAACGTCGAAGCTCGTCTCAATCCTGCTCCGCCGGGAAGCCACGTGCCGAGCGCGCTCGCGTCAGTCGTGCTCCGCGCCCTGTCGACTCGCCCGGAGCGACGCCCCATGTCGGCGCGCGCGCTTTCCGATGCGGTGCGCGAGGCCGCTGGCGGGCAAGGCCCGAAATCGGGACGCGTGACCGCAGAAACGCCGGTGGGTCGCCCCAGTGAACCCTTCTTGGATCCGAAGCCCACCTTGTCGTCGGCGGCATCCGACGGTGCACAGGTGCTGGAGAGTCAACACGCCGCGCGCCTGTCGTTGCCGCCGCGTCGACGAGGACCGCTATTCGCCGCCCTCGCACTGACCGCCGGCCTCGGCCTGGGCCTGTTCGCGACGCGAACTGTGATGCGCACTCCGCCACCCGACATCCTCGGCCATGCGCTGACGAACCTGCAGCTGCCCGCGGTCAGAGCGGCGGCCGAGCCGCCCGCCACGACGCCGCGGGTCCCGGCCCCCGACGAGCCTGCCGCAGCAATGGCCTCAAAACGACCAGCGGCTGTGGCTGCTGCCCCCGTAGCGGCGCCTTCGGGCAGCGCTCCGCCGCCGCCTCCACGCGGCAAGCCCAAGGGCGCACCCTGCACGCGGTCCAGTGAATGTGCGAGCATGCTCTGCGCTGCAGAGCAATGTCAGTGA
- a CDS encoding sigma 54-interacting transcriptional regulator has product MTAPSNAPHDSARRLGYPAAEAFRYAGRPPLMVFTRTTNLLPVADAAAPARLRVLHGPDAGVEVAIPPVGLILGAEAAADFVVNDPAVSRRHCSIVPRGEGFEVTDLGSRNGTFVDGVAIGKAVLPVGAVLRLGGTLIGLVPAEEHVRIPPSERSSFGALVGTSIAMRQIYAILERASASRAPILLLGESGTGKELAARAVHEHSPRHDQAFVVFDCGASTETLIESDLFGHVKGAFTGAHADRPGAFELAHGGTLFLDEIGDLPLPLQPKLLRLLETGEVTRLGGRRPERFDVRIIAATHRNLDEEVDRGTFRGDLFYRLAVVEVHLPPLRQRLEDVTELIEVFLKREGRDVQELRGASLDRLLRYHFPGNVRELRNIVARAVALAPPGASFAELPILLGGTTSKADTEWVARADRPFQEAKAELVARFERDYLKDLLLRAGDNVSQAARLSGIERKHLYRLLERAGLGRKSDEG; this is encoded by the coding sequence ATGACCGCGCCGAGCAACGCGCCGCACGATTCGGCACGGCGACTGGGCTATCCGGCAGCGGAGGCCTTCCGCTATGCTGGGCGCCCCCCGCTCATGGTCTTCACTCGCACCACCAATCTGTTGCCCGTCGCCGACGCTGCAGCGCCAGCCCGTTTGCGGGTGTTGCACGGCCCGGATGCCGGGGTCGAGGTGGCGATCCCTCCCGTCGGACTGATCCTCGGCGCGGAGGCGGCCGCGGATTTCGTCGTCAACGATCCGGCCGTTTCTCGGCGCCACTGCAGCATCGTCCCTCGCGGCGAGGGCTTCGAGGTCACGGATCTGGGGTCGCGCAACGGCACCTTCGTCGACGGAGTCGCCATCGGCAAAGCGGTGCTCCCCGTGGGAGCGGTTTTGCGTCTGGGCGGCACGTTGATCGGATTGGTGCCTGCCGAAGAGCACGTACGCATTCCGCCCAGTGAACGTTCGAGCTTTGGCGCGCTCGTCGGCACCAGCATCGCCATGCGCCAGATCTACGCCATCCTCGAGCGCGCCAGCGCATCGCGCGCGCCGATCTTGTTGCTCGGGGAAAGCGGCACCGGCAAGGAGCTCGCCGCAAGAGCCGTGCACGAACACAGCCCCAGACACGATCAGGCGTTTGTGGTGTTCGACTGCGGCGCGTCGACGGAAACGCTGATCGAGAGCGATCTCTTTGGTCACGTCAAAGGTGCGTTCACGGGCGCGCATGCCGACCGCCCCGGAGCGTTCGAGCTGGCCCATGGGGGCACCTTGTTCCTGGACGAGATCGGAGACCTTCCGCTGCCGCTTCAGCCCAAACTGTTGCGCTTGCTCGAAACCGGCGAGGTGACACGGCTCGGCGGCCGGCGGCCGGAGCGCTTCGACGTGCGCATCATCGCGGCTACCCATCGCAATCTCGACGAAGAGGTGGATCGCGGCACCTTTCGCGGGGATCTCTTCTATCGTTTGGCAGTCGTCGAGGTGCATTTGCCGCCGCTACGGCAACGCTTGGAAGACGTCACCGAATTGATCGAGGTATTCCTGAAGCGGGAAGGACGTGACGTTCAGGAGCTTCGCGGGGCAAGTCTCGACAGACTGCTGCGCTACCACTTTCCGGGTAACGTGCGCGAGCTTCGCAACATCGTAGCGCGCGCCGTGGCGCTGGCGCCGCCTGGAGCGTCTTTCGCGGAGTTGCCGATCTTGCTGGGGGGGACGACCTCGAAGGCCGATACGGAGTGGGTCGCGCGTGCGGACCGGCCGTTTCAAGAAGCGAAGGCGGAGCTCGTCGCGCGCTTCGAGCGGGACTACCTGAAGGACCTGCTCCTTCGCGCGGGGGACAACGTCTCGCAGGCGGCGCGTCTGTCGGGCATCGAACGCAAGCACCTGTATCGCTTGCTCGAGCGCGCGGGCCTCGGGCGCAAGAGCGACGAAGGCTGA
- a CDS encoding alpha/beta hydrolase: MTPSPHVSPEPEAPRAVPMSGDLPLWVAPGTGSRVVVYLHGFCGEPSRADEWARSVQPLATVVGLTGNVPCVDRPGRFRYAADVKYLDYRIRKAIRSSSAALERSLDAESIVLVGYSEGALRAEQLAWLFPRRYSRTVLMSGPSAPAYEHLARTERVAIVRGQREYSKSYRNAAGHLTRAGLAAQYFELPGAAHGEFGPDAARVVADIFDFLLAD; the protein is encoded by the coding sequence GTGACACCCTCTCCGCACGTCTCTCCTGAGCCCGAAGCCCCGCGTGCCGTGCCGATGTCTGGCGACCTGCCGCTTTGGGTCGCACCCGGAACGGGCTCGCGGGTGGTGGTCTATCTGCACGGGTTCTGCGGTGAACCAAGCCGCGCAGACGAGTGGGCTCGATCGGTACAGCCCCTGGCGACCGTGGTCGGCCTGACTGGCAATGTGCCGTGCGTGGATCGACCGGGTCGATTTCGCTACGCGGCGGACGTGAAGTACCTCGACTACCGGATTCGCAAAGCGATTCGGAGTAGCAGCGCGGCGCTAGAACGATCCCTGGACGCGGAGAGCATCGTGCTCGTCGGATACTCGGAGGGCGCCTTGCGGGCGGAGCAGCTCGCGTGGCTCTTTCCTCGGCGATACTCGCGCACGGTGTTGATGAGCGGTCCGAGCGCGCCCGCCTACGAGCACCTTGCGCGCACCGAGCGCGTCGCGATCGTGCGGGGCCAGCGCGAGTACAGCAAGTCCTATCGCAACGCCGCGGGGCACCTGACCCGCGCCGGGCTGGCGGCGCAGTACTTCGAACTGCCTGGCGCGGCCCACGGCGAGTTTGGGCCGGACGCGGCGAGAGTCGTGGCAGACATCTTCGACTTTCTGCTCGCCGATTGA
- a CDS encoding LamG domain-containing protein produces MNGRVWGVLALGVSMAACANPVDDTGGTAVQAPQGGGSLAPAPVKGGYDGNVATGLPSGSAGATGAGGEGGAGGDNGSGGGGVEPPTHPEPGLTLSFDFEGSMGYAFDVSGSGNHSAPPGPGVNISAAGKNGQGASFTGGGGSIVVNSSSSLDFKSGATIEFWVKLASVQSGTIVSRGIAYGGNSVRVRTTQGNLQVVFSGAAGGSTTLTSSPNLLGTTWTHVAIVNDGSELELYINGELETSVAGGYLGALSSSLIVGKSDSSDLAMTGTLDELKWWTVARSPAEICADAGGTFGGSACSLP; encoded by the coding sequence ATGAACGGGCGAGTCTGGGGTGTGCTTGCGCTGGGGGTGTCCATGGCTGCGTGCGCGAATCCGGTGGATGACACCGGGGGCACAGCCGTACAGGCACCGCAGGGCGGCGGGAGCTTGGCCCCCGCACCCGTCAAAGGCGGCTACGACGGCAACGTTGCCACTGGCCTACCGAGCGGTAGTGCCGGCGCGACCGGTGCCGGTGGTGAAGGCGGCGCGGGCGGAGACAATGGCAGCGGAGGCGGCGGCGTCGAACCGCCGACTCATCCCGAGCCAGGGCTGACGCTCTCGTTCGATTTCGAAGGCAGCATGGGATACGCCTTCGACGTTTCAGGTTCGGGCAACCACAGTGCGCCGCCTGGCCCCGGCGTCAACATCAGTGCCGCGGGCAAGAATGGTCAGGGCGCGTCGTTCACCGGCGGCGGTGGCAGCATCGTGGTCAACAGCTCGTCCAGCCTGGACTTCAAGAGCGGTGCCACCATCGAGTTCTGGGTGAAGCTCGCCAGCGTCCAGTCGGGCACCATCGTGAGCCGTGGCATCGCATACGGGGGCAACTCCGTGCGCGTGCGCACCACCCAGGGCAACCTGCAAGTCGTGTTTTCTGGCGCGGCGGGGGGCTCGACCACGCTCACCAGTTCGCCCAATCTGCTCGGAACGACCTGGACCCACGTCGCGATCGTCAACGACGGCTCCGAGCTGGAACTCTACATCAACGGTGAGCTGGAAACCTCGGTTGCCGGTGGCTACTTGGGAGCGCTTTCCAGCAGTCTCATCGTCGGCAAGTCGGACAGTTCGGATCTTGCAATGACAGGCACCTTGGACGAGCTCAAGTGGTGGACCGTCGCGCGATCGCCCGCGGAGATCTGCGCAGACGCCGGAGGGACCTTCGGCGGTTCAGCGTGTTCGTTGCCCTGA
- a CDS encoding (deoxy)nucleoside triphosphate pyrophosphohydrolase gives MLITVVAAAILEGDTCLVTRRGPGGAAAFKWEFPGGKVRPGESGPHALEREIAEELALVIEVGSILGRARAEDAATIDLTLYEARIRSGSPQLREHLELRWARAHDLDGLDFAAPDVPLIEKVVARLSQPG, from the coding sequence GTGCTGATCACCGTCGTTGCCGCCGCCATCCTCGAGGGGGACACCTGCTTGGTCACTCGGCGCGGGCCCGGGGGCGCCGCGGCGTTCAAGTGGGAGTTTCCCGGGGGCAAGGTGCGGCCCGGCGAAAGCGGGCCTCATGCACTGGAGCGCGAGATCGCCGAAGAGCTCGCGCTCGTCATCGAGGTGGGCAGCATCCTCGGCCGTGCTCGAGCAGAGGACGCTGCGACCATCGACCTGACCCTCTACGAGGCACGGATCCGCTCCGGCTCGCCCCAACTACGTGAGCATCTGGAACTGCGCTGGGCGCGCGCCCACGATTTGGACGGCTTGGACTTCGCAGCGCCCGACGTGCCCCTGATCGAAAAGGTAGTTGCGCGGTTGTCCCAGCCGGGGTGA
- a CDS encoding SUMF1/EgtB/PvdO family nonheme iron enzyme — MHGRRAHWGLVLGTFVIACQSASASTASNPGRTAVRRGQGLHAKVERAPCPREMVLVSRTCVDRWEAHLAVAAGSALRAHPHTERPRSDERYLARSAPSVHPQAYISRPEAEQACSNAGKRLCTLGEWYRACRGSSPGFYPWGARDEAGRCNTGKPHLLGKLFGRDPRRWSLVGHFNSPRLNAEPGYLALTGEYSRCGSDLGTVDMVGNLHEWVSDVVDPALPSKLPLRQDILDKLVFNQGHAIFMGGFYSTTNEHGEGCGFLTPGHEASVVSP, encoded by the coding sequence ATGCACGGGCGGCGCGCGCACTGGGGGCTGGTGCTCGGCACGTTCGTCATTGCGTGTCAGAGCGCCAGCGCGAGCACCGCGTCGAATCCAGGGCGCACTGCGGTGCGTCGAGGGCAGGGCCTGCATGCGAAGGTCGAGCGCGCGCCGTGCCCGCGCGAGATGGTGCTCGTCTCTCGTACGTGCGTCGACCGCTGGGAAGCGCACCTCGCGGTTGCCGCAGGCAGTGCACTGCGCGCGCATCCTCACACCGAACGCCCTCGGAGCGATGAGCGCTACCTCGCGCGCTCTGCGCCCTCGGTCCACCCGCAGGCGTACATCAGTCGCCCTGAGGCGGAGCAAGCTTGCAGCAACGCAGGTAAGCGACTGTGCACCTTGGGCGAGTGGTATCGAGCGTGTCGCGGCAGTTCCCCGGGCTTCTATCCCTGGGGCGCCCGAGACGAAGCAGGCCGCTGCAACACGGGCAAGCCGCATCTGCTGGGCAAGCTCTTCGGTCGCGATCCCCGCCGCTGGAGTCTCGTCGGACACTTCAACAGCCCCCGCCTCAACGCCGAGCCCGGGTATCTTGCGTTGACCGGGGAGTACTCGCGCTGTGGCTCGGATCTAGGCACCGTCGACATGGTCGGCAATCTGCACGAGTGGGTCAGCGACGTGGTGGATCCGGCGTTGCCGAGCAAGCTCCCACTGCGCCAGGACATCCTCGACAAGCTCGTCTTCAATCAAGGCCACGCGATCTTCATGGGCGGATTCTACAGCACCACCAACGAACACGGCGAAGGCTGCGGATTTTTGACGCCGGGCCACGAGGCTAGTGTCGTGAGTCCATGA